From the Theobroma cacao cultivar B97-61/B2 chromosome 2, Criollo_cocoa_genome_V2, whole genome shotgun sequence genome, one window contains:
- the LOC18610237 gene encoding ubiquinone biosynthesis protein COQ4 homolog, mitochondrial gives MIERARIKLSPWQQAAVAVGSAVGALFNPRRADLIAALGETTGKPAFERVLERMKRSPEGRAVLHERPRVISAKVGQAWDLPENTFGAAYARFMGSRNFSPDDRPPVRFMDTDELAYVAMRAREVHDFWHTLFGLPTNLIGESALKVIEFEQMYLPMCLLSVVGGTARFNEKQRTLFFQHYFPWAVKAGMQCTDLMCVYYEQHFHEDLEDVRRKWGIIPAPTAPK, from the exons atGATAGAAAGGGCTCGAATTAAGCTGAGCCCATGGCAGCAGGCGGCTGTCGCGGTAGGTTCAGCGGTGGGTGCGTTGTTCAATCCACGAAGGGCAGATTTAATAGCAGCTCTTGGAGAGACAACTGGAAAGCCTGCTTTCGAAAGAGttcttgagagaatgaaaagGAGCCCAGAAGGCAGA GCAGTGCTCCATGAGCGACCGCGTGTTATATCTGCAAAAGTGGGTCAGGCATGGGACCTACCAGAAAACACTTTTGGTGCTGCCTATGCAAGGTTTATGGGATCCAGGAACTTTTCCCCGGATGATAGGCCACCAGTTCGGTTTATGGACACGGATGAACTGGCATATGTGGCTATGCGGGCTCGTGAGGTGCATGACTTCTGGCATACCCTTTTTGGCCTTCCTACTAACTTGATTGGTGAATCTGCATTGAAGGTTATTGAATTTGAGCAAATGTATCTCCCAATGTGCCTCCTTTCAGTAGTAGGTGGAACAGCAAGatttaatgaaaaacaaagaacatTGTTCTTCCAGCATTACTTCCCATGGGCTGTCAAGGCTGGTATGCAATGCACAGATCTCATGTGTGTATATTATGAGCAGCACTTTCATGAAGATTTGGAGGATGTTCGAAGGAAATGGGGGATAATACCAGCTCCTACTGCCCCTAAATAA
- the LOC18610238 gene encoding protein SPIRAL1-like 1: MGRGVSSGGGQSSLGYLFGSGEAPKPGTNKPQAAPTEAPAVSKSAPAPAPAPAPEPVDITKQTPAGINSTSTNNYLRADGQNTGNFITDRPSTKVHAAPGGGSSLGYLFGGAPGSGK; encoded by the exons ATGGGTCGTGGAGTTAGCAGTGGTGGTGGGCAGAGCTCATTGGGCTACCTGTTTGGAAGTGGAGAAGCTCCAAAACCAGGCACAAACAAGCCGCAAGCTGCCCCAACTGAAGCACCAGCTGTCTCCAAATCTGCTCCTGCTCCTGCTCCTGCTCCTGCCCCTGAACCAGTAGATATTACTAAGCAAACCCCTGCTGGTATTAACAGTACTTCCACAAACAATTATCTTCGTGCTGATGGTCAGAACACTGGAAATTTCATTACG GACCGACCTTCTACCAAGGTTCATGCTGCCCCTGGAGGTGGATCTTCTCTGGGCTACCTATTTGGCGGGGCACCTGGGAGCGGTAAATGA